A genomic region of Candidatus Zixiibacteriota bacterium contains the following coding sequences:
- a CDS encoding flavin reductase family protein, translating to MAERCEALTYGCYIVTTILNGRRYGMTCCWATQVDSDKIMLCLGKQSTTRKAIIESRVFGVSVLSESQKDLALRFGEGHSADVDKFDGLQIETGQLGVPLLPGSLKTSECEVVNDTLPEYEQLLIGRIVHFSRSNAKEEPLLLSHIDE from the coding sequence ATGGCTGAGAGATGCGAAGCGTTGACCTACGGTTGTTATATCGTCACAACCATCTTAAATGGCCGCCGCTACGGTATGACCTGCTGTTGGGCGACCCAGGTAGACTCCGATAAGATAATGCTTTGTTTAGGCAAACAGAGCACCACCCGGAAGGCAATTATCGAGAGTAGAGTGTTTGGGGTAAGTGTTCTCTCTGAAAGTCAAAAGGATCTCGCTCTTCGCTTTGGCGAAGGCCATAGCGCCGATGTTGATAAGTTTGATGGCTTGCAGATTGAAACAGGTCAGCTTGGAGTTCCTCTCTTGCCCGGTTCTTTGAAGACGTCTGAGTGCGAAGTCGTCAACGACACTCTTCCGGAGTACGAGCAACTTCTGATTGGACGCATCGTGCATTTCAGCAGAAGCAACGCG